A part of Vicia villosa cultivar HV-30 ecotype Madison, WI unplaced genomic scaffold, Vvil1.0 ctg.000823F_1_1, whole genome shotgun sequence genomic DNA contains:
- the LOC131631434 gene encoding uncharacterized protein LOC131631434, giving the protein MAIKFWGSGSVFGIPPRGEYQKNYGAEASKILVTVLTLGNNVWRKIQNSPAEHEYSMNIVNTRGTVNWLAIPKSNAKYDCKKITIEQFAIISPYLGMETHTQLRPPQGFYDVPFVEPDLSVLTDCLCFSHDFKKTCFIIWQMKEFGVEESW; this is encoded by the exons ATGGCTATAAAATTTTGGGGAAGTGGTTCCGTATTTGGAATCCCGCCACGAGGAGAGTATCAGAAAAACTATGGTGCAGAGGCTTCAAAAATATTG GTAACCGTTCTCACTTTGGGGAATAATGTTTggagaaaaattcaaaattctcCGGCAGAACATGAGTACTCCATGAATATTGTGAATACGAGGGGTACTGTTAATTGGTTAGCAATTCCCAAAAGCAATGCTAAGTATGATTGCAAGAAAATTACTATTGAGCAATTTGCAATTATTTCACCTTATTTGGGCATGGAGACACATACTCAGCTGCGGCCTCCTCAGGGTTTCTATGATGTTCCATTTGTTGAACCAGATCTAAGTGTCTTAACGGACTGTCTTTGTTTTTCTCATGATTTCAAAAAAACTTGTTTTATAATATGGCAAATGAAAGAATTTGGAGTTGAAGAGTCTTGGTAG